TATCTCAAGCGCTTCTTTCGTACTGAAATTTAAAGCATTTGAAATTTTATTTTTGCCCCAGTTTTCAATAGCCCTGGCTTTTTTCTTACCTTTTTTAGTTGTTTCCTTGAAGACAGCCGGAGGGATATAAACTTCTTGGAAGAGTTCATCCAGTAAAGATAACTTATCAAGAATGGCAAGTGATATCAAAGGTGTTGAATTCACTACAACTTTCATCTTCCTTTACCCTTCATACTTCTTCTTATATTTTCGACATCTTCATTAACTTCTTCTGCAGAATAATTATATACGGATATTTTTTGTTTTGAAAGAAGTCCCATAAAATCTGTCTTATCCATTTCAGCAAGTTTTGCGGCTTTTCCAAGAGATAGTTTACCAGCCTCAAAAAATTTTATTGCCGAAAAGGTTTTTATGTCCCTGATCACCTCATCAGATTTTTCATTTAACGCAAGGAAGATATCCTCAGATATAGGAAATTCTAAATTTTTTACAGACATGATTATTCCTCCATGAATTTTAAACTTTTACTATTTTAATAGTATTATATCATAAACCAAATTAATCCTGAGTAGATTATTGAAAAATA
This portion of the bacterium genome encodes:
- a CDS encoding UPF0175 family protein gives rise to the protein MSVKNLEFPISEDIFLALNEKSDEVIRDIKTFSAIKFFEAGKLSLGKAAKLAEMDKTDFMGLLSKQKISVYNYSAEEVNEDVENIRRSMKGKGR